In Nitratiruptor sp. YY09-18, a single window of DNA contains:
- a CDS encoding YkgJ family cysteine cluster protein, whose protein sequence is MQSLIKKEGFTFAFDQNACASCNGACCRGESGYIWVSKEEIEKIADFLEISSDEFITNYLKKEGYRYSIKEIKVQQEYICIFFDEKSGCTIYPVRPKQCRDFPFWDRYKNGKNLKEVCKECIGIVL, encoded by the coding sequence ATGCAAAGTCTGATAAAAAAAGAGGGGTTTACTTTCGCATTTGACCAAAATGCATGCGCTAGTTGTAATGGTGCATGTTGCAGAGGCGAGAGCGGCTATATCTGGGTGAGTAAAGAGGAAATAGAGAAGATTGCAGATTTTCTTGAAATTTCATCAGATGAATTTATCACAAATTATCTCAAAAAAGAAGGGTATCGCTACTCGATCAAAGAGATAAAAGTGCAGCAAGAGTATATATGTATTTTCTTTGATGAAAAAAGTGGCTGCACTATCTATCCCGTTCGCCCAAAACAGTGTAGAGATTTTCCTTTTTGGGACCGTTATAAAAATGGAAAAAATTTAAAAGAGGTTTGTAAAGAATGTATAGGTATTGTTTTATAG